A genomic region of Halomonas aestuarii contains the following coding sequences:
- the sspA gene encoding stringent starvation protein SspA: MGVVAKRSSMIFYSGGDDHFSHRVRIVLAEKGVAVDIVEVTDEHHPEELADLNPYNSVPTLLDRDLVLYESKVMMEYLDERFPHPPLLPVYPVARAKSRLWMHRIEREWCPLVEQIQTGAKKDVEKARKELRESLVGISPIFEDMPYFMSDEFTLVDCCLAPILWRLPVLGIELPEKQVKPLLGYMERLFDRDGFKAALSESEREMRS, translated from the coding sequence ATGGGTGTAGTGGCCAAGCGGTCGTCGATGATCTTCTACTCCGGAGGGGATGACCATTTCAGTCATCGTGTGCGAATCGTGCTCGCCGAGAAGGGCGTGGCCGTGGATATCGTCGAGGTGACCGACGAGCACCACCCGGAGGAGCTTGCCGACCTCAATCCCTACAACAGCGTGCCCACGCTGCTCGATCGCGACCTGGTGCTCTACGAGTCCAAGGTGATGATGGAGTACCTGGACGAGCGCTTCCCGCATCCGCCGCTGTTGCCGGTCTACCCGGTGGCGCGCGCCAAGAGCCGCCTGTGGATGCATCGCATCGAGCGCGAATGGTGTCCGCTGGTCGAGCAGATCCAGACTGGCGCCAAGAAGGACGTGGAGAAGGCACGCAAGGAGCTTCGCGAGAGCCTGGTCGGTATCTCGCCGATCTTCGAGGACATGCCGTATTTCATGAGCGATGAGTTCACGCTGGTGGACTGCTGCCTGGCGCCGATCCTCTGGCGCCTGCCGGTGCTGGGCATCGAGCTGCCCGAGAAGCAGGTCAAACCCCTGCTGGGCTACATGGAGCGCCTGTTCGATCGCGACGGCTTCAAGGCGGCACTCAGCGAGAGCGAACGCGAGATGCGTTCCTGA
- a CDS encoding cytochrome c1 produces MKKQLFALLFALVPMVGFAAGGGGVHLEEMNPDLENKASLQNGMKLFVNYCMGCHSMEYQRFSRAAEDLDMPQDLVEDNLIFSDALKFNDQMHIAMGSGDAENWFGAAPPDLTLEARLRGTDWVYSYLLSFYKDPERPTGVNNAVFPLVAMPNVLEPLQGVQEKVCAASDKPVPGGELDPLTGKYQSCETLQVTRPGEMEPEEFENAVYDLTNFLAYAGEPSKLQAQSLGPKVLIFIFIFGVIAYLLKREYWRDIH; encoded by the coding sequence ATGAAAAAGCAACTGTTCGCACTGCTCTTCGCGCTGGTGCCGATGGTCGGGTTCGCCGCCGGGGGCGGAGGTGTCCATCTGGAGGAGATGAATCCGGACCTCGAGAACAAGGCCTCGCTGCAGAACGGCATGAAGCTCTTCGTGAACTACTGCATGGGCTGTCACTCCATGGAGTACCAGCGCTTCTCCCGCGCTGCCGAGGACCTGGACATGCCCCAGGATCTCGTCGAGGACAACCTGATCTTCTCGGATGCCCTGAAGTTCAATGACCAGATGCACATCGCCATGGGCAGTGGCGATGCCGAGAACTGGTTCGGTGCCGCGCCGCCGGACCTGACCCTCGAGGCGCGCCTGCGCGGCACCGACTGGGTCTACTCCTACCTGCTGAGCTTCTACAAGGATCCGGAGCGTCCCACCGGCGTCAACAACGCGGTCTTCCCGCTGGTGGCCATGCCCAACGTGCTGGAGCCGCTGCAGGGGGTCCAGGAGAAGGTCTGTGCCGCCAGCGACAAGCCGGTCCCGGGGGGTGAACTGGATCCGCTGACCGGCAAGTACCAGTCCTGCGAGACCCTGCAGGTGACCCGGCCCGGCGAGATGGAGCCCGAGGAGTTCGAGAATGCGGTCTACGACCTCACCAACTTCCTGGCCTACGCGGGTGAGCCGTCCAAGCTGCAGGCCCAGTCGCTGGGGCCGAAGGTGCTGATCTTCATCTTCATCTTCGGTGTCATCGCCTACCTGCTCAAGCGCGAGTACTGGCGCGACATTCACTGA
- a CDS encoding cytochrome b, whose translation MGNPNKAKAERGFMRWVDDRFPATQMWEEHLAKYYAPKNFNFWYFFGSLALVVLINQILTGVWLTMSFNPSAEGAFASVEYIMRDVEWGWLIRYMHSTGASAFFVVVYLHMFRGLLYGSYKAPRELVWIFGMTIYLALMAEAFMGYLLPWGQMSYWGAQVIISLFSAIPAIGPDLAQWVRGDFLISGITLNRFFALHVVALPIVILALVVLHIIALHEVGSNNPDGIDIKKKKDESGKPLDGIPFHPYYTVKDLVGLAVFLFVFVMVIFYFPEGGGYFIEKPNFEPANPLKTPDHIAPVWYFTPFYAMLRAITFSLFGLDAKFLGVIVMGGAIAILFVLPWLDRSPVRSMRYKGWISKVMLLLFAISFVILGVLGVLPTTETRTMIAQLCTALYFAFFLLMPLYTRLEKTKPVPERVTG comes from the coding sequence ATGGGTAATCCGAACAAGGCCAAGGCGGAGCGCGGCTTCATGCGCTGGGTCGATGACCGCTTCCCCGCCACTCAGATGTGGGAAGAGCACCTGGCCAAGTACTATGCGCCGAAGAACTTCAACTTCTGGTACTTCTTCGGCTCGCTGGCCCTGGTGGTACTGATCAACCAGATCCTCACCGGCGTCTGGCTGACCATGAGCTTCAACCCCTCCGCCGAGGGCGCCTTCGCCTCGGTCGAGTACATCATGCGCGACGTGGAGTGGGGCTGGCTGATCCGCTACATGCACTCCACCGGGGCCTCGGCCTTCTTCGTCGTGGTCTACCTGCACATGTTCCGCGGCCTGCTCTACGGCTCCTATAAGGCGCCCCGCGAGCTGGTGTGGATCTTCGGCATGACGATCTACCTGGCGCTCATGGCGGAGGCCTTCATGGGCTACCTGCTGCCCTGGGGCCAGATGTCCTACTGGGGTGCCCAGGTCATCATCTCGCTGTTCTCCGCCATCCCCGCCATCGGCCCGGACCTGGCCCAGTGGGTGCGCGGTGACTTCCTGATCTCCGGCATCACCCTCAACCGCTTCTTCGCCCTGCACGTGGTGGCGCTGCCCATCGTGATCCTGGCGCTGGTGGTGCTCCACATCATTGCCCTGCACGAGGTCGGCTCCAACAACCCCGACGGCATCGACATCAAGAAGAAGAAGGACGAGTCCGGCAAGCCGCTGGACGGCATCCCCTTCCATCCGTACTACACGGTGAAGGACCTCGTCGGACTCGCGGTCTTCCTGTTCGTCTTCGTGATGGTGATCTTCTACTTCCCGGAGGGCGGCGGCTACTTCATCGAGAAGCCCAACTTCGAGCCGGCCAACCCGCTGAAGACGCCGGACCATATCGCACCGGTGTGGTACTTCACGCCCTTCTACGCGATGCTGCGCGCGATCACCTTCAGCCTGTTCGGGCTGGACGCCAAGTTCCTCGGCGTCATCGTGATGGGTGGGGCGATCGCCATCCTGTTCGTGCTCCCCTGGCTCGATCGCAGTCCGGTGCGCTCGATGCGCTACAAGGGGTGGATCTCCAAGGTGATGCTGCTCCTCTTCGCCATCAGCTTCGTGATCCTCGGGGTACTCGGCGTGCTGCCGACGACCGAGACGCGGACCATGATCGCCCAGCTGTGTACCGCGCTCTACTTCGCCTTCTTCCTGCTGATGCCGCTCTATACCCGGCTGGAGAAGACCAAACCCGTTCCGGAAAGGGTGACTGGCTAA
- the petA gene encoding ubiquinol-cytochrome c reductase iron-sulfur subunit, producing the protein MADNGVNKGRRRFLVGATTVVGAVGAVGVAVPFVASWQPSARARAAGAPVQADVSKLEPGQRMTVEWRGKPVWILNRSSEMIERTESIDPSQLADPESSVPQQPDYVEGPLRSIKPEIGVLIGICTHLGCSPLFRPEPGSVDVADWPGGFFCPCHGSRFDLAGRVYANVPAPTNLEVPPYRFDSDVLITVGEDEESA; encoded by the coding sequence ATGGCAGATAACGGCGTAAACAAGGGTCGGCGCCGTTTCCTCGTAGGTGCCACCACCGTCGTGGGTGCGGTGGGTGCCGTCGGGGTTGCGGTCCCCTTTGTGGCTTCCTGGCAGCCGAGTGCCAGGGCGAGAGCAGCGGGTGCCCCCGTTCAGGCGGACGTGTCGAAGCTCGAGCCCGGGCAGCGCATGACCGTCGAGTGGCGCGGCAAGCCGGTGTGGATCCTCAATCGCTCGTCGGAGATGATCGAGCGCACCGAATCGATCGACCCGTCGCAGCTGGCCGACCCGGAGTCCAGCGTGCCGCAGCAGCCCGACTACGTGGAAGGCCCGCTGCGCTCCATCAAGCCCGAGATCGGCGTGCTCATCGGCATCTGCACCCATCTGGGCTGCTCGCCGCTGTTCAGGCCCGAGCCCGGCAGCGTGGACGTCGCTGACTGGCCCGGCGGCTTCTTCTGCCCCTGTCATGGCTCACGCTTCGACCTCGCGGGGCGGGTGTACGCCAACGTGCCGGCGCCGACCAACCTCGAAGTCCCACCTTACCGCTTCGACAGCGATGTGCTGATCACTGTCGGCGAAGATGAGGAGTCTGCCTGA
- the rpsI gene encoding 30S ribosomal protein S9: MTQQYYGTGRRKTSTARVFLKPGTGKITVNSRELDQYFGRVTGRMVVRQPLELTETLGQFDVYVTVKGGGGSSQAGAIRHGITRALMEYNEDFRPQLREAGYVTRDSRQVERKKIGLRKARRRPQFSKR, from the coding sequence ATGACACAGCAGTATTACGGTACCGGGCGCCGCAAGACCTCTACCGCGCGCGTCTTCCTGAAGCCGGGCACCGGCAAGATCACCGTCAACAGCCGTGAGCTGGACCAGTACTTCGGTCGCGTCACCGGCCGCATGGTGGTCCGCCAGCCGCTCGAGCTGACCGAGACCCTGGGCCAGTTCGACGTCTACGTCACCGTCAAGGGCGGCGGCGGTTCGTCTCAGGCCGGCGCCATCCGCCACGGCATCACCCGTGCCCTGATGGAGTACAACGAGGACTTCCGTCCCCAGCTGCGCGAGGCGGGCTACGTTACCCGCGACTCCCGCCAGGTCGAGCGCAAGAAGATCGGCCTGCGCAAGGCACGTCGTCGCCCGCAGTTCTCCAAGCGCTAA
- the rplM gene encoding 50S ribosomal protein L13, translating to MKTFTAKPQSVQRDWFVVDAADKTLGRLATEIARRLRGKHKPEFTPHVDTGDYIVVINAEKVKVTGNKVNAKTYYRHTGYPGGLRSMNFEKMIAHAPERVIESAVKGMLPKGPLGRAMYSKLKVYAGTEHPHAAQQPQELNI from the coding sequence ATGAAGACGTTCACTGCCAAACCGCAGTCTGTCCAGCGCGACTGGTTCGTCGTCGACGCCGCGGACAAGACGCTCGGCCGTCTGGCCACCGAGATCGCTCGCCGCCTGCGTGGCAAGCACAAGCCGGAATTCACCCCGCATGTCGATACCGGCGACTACATCGTCGTGATCAATGCCGAGAAGGTGAAGGTCACCGGCAACAAGGTCAATGCCAAGACCTACTACCGCCATACCGGTTATCCGGGTGGCCTGCGCTCCATGAATTTCGAGAAGATGATCGCCCACGCACCGGAGCGTGTCATCGAGTCCGCCGTCAAGGGCATGCTGCCGAAGGGTCCCCTGGGTCGTGCCATGTACTCGAAGCTCAAGGTCTACGCCGGCACCGAGCATCCGCACGCTGCCCAGCAGCCGCAAGAACTGAACATCTGA
- the zapE gene encoding cell division protein ZapE, with translation MSETHSPTASRGARRSETPMTRYRADLERRDFQRDAAQEQAVAHLQRLYDELVATPPSRVVPPKPGGGLTSRVAGLFGRREREASAEPAMPSINGLYFWGGVGRGKTYLMDTFFEALPFPEKMRTHFHRFMQRVHNELEHYKGEKNPLRLIATKFAAEARVICFDEFFVKDITDAMILANLLESLFEKGVVLVATSNIVPAELYKDGLQRARFLPAIDLLERHCEVVNVDSGIDYRLRVLERAEIFHAPLDDEAETELARSFREIAGHEGEEGASIEINHRNLRTRRLHDDVVWFEFSELCDGPRSQNDYIELAREFHSVLVSNVSRMSGATDDRARRFINMVDEFYDRGVKLLMSAEVPAESLYRDGRLEFEFQRTLSRLQEMQSHDYLALPHKP, from the coding sequence ATGAGCGAGACGCACTCCCCCACGGCTTCCCGCGGCGCGCGGCGGTCCGAGACGCCGATGACCCGCTACCGCGCCGATCTCGAACGCCGTGACTTCCAGCGCGATGCCGCCCAGGAGCAGGCGGTGGCCCATCTGCAGCGCCTCTACGACGAGCTGGTGGCCACGCCGCCCTCCCGGGTGGTCCCGCCGAAGCCCGGCGGTGGCCTGACCTCGCGGGTGGCCGGCCTGTTCGGGCGGCGCGAACGCGAGGCGTCCGCGGAACCCGCGATGCCCAGCATCAACGGGCTCTATTTCTGGGGCGGCGTGGGACGCGGCAAGACCTACCTGATGGACACCTTCTTCGAGGCGTTGCCCTTTCCCGAGAAGATGCGTACCCACTTCCACCGTTTCATGCAGCGGGTGCACAACGAGCTCGAGCACTACAAGGGCGAGAAGAACCCCCTCCGGCTGATCGCCACCAAGTTCGCGGCCGAGGCCCGGGTGATCTGCTTCGACGAGTTCTTCGTCAAGGACATCACCGATGCCATGATCCTGGCCAACCTCCTCGAGTCGCTCTTCGAGAAGGGGGTGGTGCTGGTGGCCACCTCCAACATCGTCCCGGCGGAGCTCTACAAGGATGGCCTGCAGCGCGCCCGTTTCCTGCCGGCCATCGACCTGCTCGAGCGTCACTGCGAGGTGGTCAACGTCGACTCGGGCATCGACTACCGGCTGCGCGTCCTGGAACGTGCCGAGATCTTTCATGCCCCGCTCGATGACGAGGCCGAGACGGAACTGGCCCGCAGCTTTCGCGAGATCGCCGGCCACGAGGGGGAAGAGGGGGCGTCCATCGAGATCAATCACCGGAACCTGCGCACGCGTCGACTGCACGACGACGTGGTGTGGTTCGAGTTCTCCGAGCTCTGCGACGGGCCGCGCAGCCAGAACGACTACATCGAGCTGGCGCGCGAGTTCCACAGCGTGCTGGTCTCCAACGTCTCCCGCATGAGCGGGGCCACGGACGACCGGGCACGCCGATTCATCAACATGGTCGACGAGTTCTACGACCGCGGCGTCAAGCTGCTGATGTCCGCCGAGGTGCCGGCCGAGTCGCTCTATCGGGACGGACGGCTGGAGTTCGAGTTCCAGCGAACCCTCTCCCGGCTCCAGGAGATGCAGTCCCACGACTACCTGGCGCTGCCCCACAAGCCCTGA
- a CDS encoding YhcB family protein: MDETNINWVLAVACLLAGIGIGALGYHLLNATADNAQRLRQRLAERERALAELKDGMGDSLERIARLAESLQRESRSLEQEAEAASSTLGAPSLRRQAMDDAAPKPETGDAEPAVPRDYADGNRGTLSEEFGLKQGEDGAVPQPPRY, from the coding sequence GTGGACGAGACCAACATCAACTGGGTGCTGGCCGTCGCCTGCCTGCTGGCGGGCATCGGGATCGGAGCACTGGGCTATCACCTCCTCAATGCCACGGCCGACAATGCCCAGCGGTTGCGCCAGCGCCTCGCCGAACGCGAACGGGCCCTGGCGGAACTCAAGGATGGCATGGGCGACAGCCTGGAGCGCATCGCCAGGCTGGCCGAGAGCCTTCAACGGGAAAGCCGCAGCCTCGAACAGGAAGCCGAGGCGGCCAGCAGCACCCTCGGCGCCCCCTCCTTGCGCCGCCAGGCCATGGACGACGCCGCGCCGAAGCCCGAGACGGGCGATGCCGAACCGGCCGTGCCTCGGGACTATGCCGACGGCAACCGGGGCACCCTCTCCGAGGAGTTCGGCCTGAAGCAGGGCGAGGACGGGGCGGTGCCCCAGCCCCCGCGCTACTGA
- a CDS encoding Nif3-like dinuclear metal center hexameric protein: MTNRDDLVAACDRLLEPERFKDYTVNGLQVAGSDRVARVMTGVTACQALLDEAVAWQADLVLVHHGYFWKNEPVTITGMKRRRLATLLAHDINLLAYHLPLDAHPELGNNAELGRRLGFTVTGCADGALGEGLVWLGEPSPGLDATGLARGVGEVLGRDPLLIEAPGGGEVRRVAWCTGGAQDMITTAVEAGADAFISGEISERTTHLAREMGIHYLAAGHHATERYGVQALGDRLAAEFGLEHRFVDIDNPA, encoded by the coding sequence ATGACGAATCGAGACGACCTGGTCGCCGCCTGTGATCGCCTGCTCGAACCCGAACGTTTCAAGGACTACACCGTGAACGGTCTGCAGGTGGCCGGCAGCGACCGCGTGGCCCGGGTGATGACCGGCGTGACGGCCTGCCAGGCGCTGCTCGACGAGGCCGTGGCCTGGCAGGCGGATCTCGTGCTGGTCCACCACGGCTACTTCTGGAAGAACGAGCCGGTCACCATCACCGGCATGAAGCGACGGCGCCTCGCGACGCTGCTGGCCCATGACATCAACCTGCTGGCCTACCACCTGCCACTGGATGCCCATCCTGAACTCGGCAACAACGCCGAGCTCGGCCGGCGGCTCGGCTTCACCGTCACCGGCTGCGCCGACGGGGCGCTCGGCGAGGGGCTGGTGTGGCTCGGGGAACCCTCGCCGGGCCTCGATGCCACCGGCCTGGCCCGCGGGGTGGGGGAGGTGCTGGGGCGGGATCCCCTGCTGATCGAGGCGCCGGGCGGCGGCGAGGTTCGCCGCGTCGCCTGGTGCACGGGCGGGGCCCAGGACATGATCACCACCGCCGTCGAGGCCGGCGCCGACGCCTTCATCTCCGGCGAGATCTCCGAACGCACGACCCACCTGGCACGAGAGATGGGCATCCACTATCTGGCGGCGGGCCACCATGCCACCGAGCGCTACGGCGTCCAGGCGCTGGGCGATCGGCTGGCCGCGGAGTTCGGCCTGGAGCACCGCTTCGTCGACATCGACAATCCCGCCTGA
- a CDS encoding Do family serine endopeptidase — MRRTLLPYLWPVLIGVLGAIVLLNAFPQLIGRPAPAPASAPYSLAPPPGEDEAVSRDAPEVRQAEPLTRQQGPASYAQAVERAAPAVVNIYSSRVVKREEHPLMSDPFFRQFFGDETPRRQRMLSSLGSGVIVSDEGYVLTNNHVIRGADQIQVALRDGRETLAEVIGTDPETDLAVLRIDLASLPVIELTDTSRIAVGDVSLAIGNPFGVGQTVTMGIISATGRSHLGLNAYEDFIQTDAAINPGNSGGALVNAEGALIGINTAIFSRSGGSQGIGFAIPANLARSILDELVTRGRVIRGWMGIEAQELNQELAASFGLKSPIGVVIANVVPDGPGDRAGLQPGDVLLEVDGQPVLDPRQTMSDIAAVEPGTRLPLTVVRGGERREVTIELGERPTPALPRPDQR, encoded by the coding sequence ATGCGACGCACCCTGCTCCCCTACCTCTGGCCCGTCCTCATCGGCGTGCTGGGGGCGATCGTTCTGCTCAACGCCTTCCCCCAGCTGATCGGGCGTCCGGCCCCCGCCCCGGCCTCCGCGCCCTACTCCCTGGCCCCGCCCCCCGGGGAGGACGAGGCCGTGTCCCGCGACGCCCCCGAGGTCCGCCAGGCCGAGCCGCTGACCCGGCAGCAGGGGCCGGCCAGCTATGCACAGGCGGTGGAGCGGGCCGCCCCGGCCGTGGTCAACATCTACTCCTCCCGGGTGGTCAAGCGGGAGGAGCACCCCCTCATGTCGGACCCCTTCTTTCGCCAGTTCTTCGGTGACGAGACGCCGAGGCGACAGCGCATGCTGTCGAGCCTCGGGTCCGGGGTCATCGTCAGCGACGAGGGCTACGTGCTGACCAACAACCACGTGATCCGCGGGGCCGACCAGATCCAGGTCGCGCTGCGCGACGGCCGCGAGACCCTGGCCGAGGTGATCGGCACCGACCCGGAGACCGACCTGGCCGTGCTGCGCATCGACCTTGCCTCGCTGCCGGTGATCGAGCTGACCGACACCAGCCGGATCGCCGTGGGCGACGTCTCGCTGGCCATCGGCAACCCCTTCGGGGTCGGCCAGACGGTCACCATGGGCATCATCAGCGCCACCGGGCGCAGCCACCTGGGACTCAACGCCTACGAGGACTTCATCCAGACCGATGCCGCCATCAACCCCGGCAACTCGGGGGGCGCCCTGGTCAATGCCGAGGGGGCGCTGATCGGCATCAACACCGCCATCTTCTCGCGCTCCGGCGGCTCCCAGGGCATCGGCTTCGCGATCCCCGCCAACCTGGCCCGCAGCATCCTCGACGAGCTGGTCACCCGGGGACGGGTCATTCGCGGCTGGATGGGCATCGAGGCCCAGGAGCTCAACCAGGAGCTCGCCGCCTCCTTCGGCCTGAAGAGCCCCATCGGAGTGGTCATCGCCAACGTGGTACCGGACGGCCCCGGCGACAGGGCCGGCCTGCAGCCCGGCGACGTGCTGCTGGAGGTCGATGGCCAGCCCGTGCTGGACCCCCGCCAGACCATGAGCGACATCGCCGCGGTGGAGCCCGGCACCCGGCTGCCGCTCACGGTGGTCCGCGGCGGCGAGCGCCGGGAGGTGACCATCGAGCTGGGCGAGCGGCCGACGCCGGCGCTGCCCCGCCCCGATCAGCGCTGA
- the hisD gene encoding histidinol dehydrogenase: MSESPQERVEIARLSTSQADFDRRLADRLAWEGVSDAAVKQRVDEILAEVKVRGDAALVEYSNRFDRLDVTTMAELTLGEQRLREAYEGLPGDQREALSAAAERIRAYHEHQKPTSWQFTEADGTVLGQQVTPLDRAGIYVPGGKAAYPSSVLMNAIPAHVAGVREIVMVVPTPDGVLNELVLAAAYLAGVDYVFTLGGAQAVAALAFGTETVPRVDKVVGPGNIYVATAKRAVFGQVGIDMIAGPSEILVVSDGGTDPDWLAMDLFSQAEHDEDAQAILVSWDEAHLAAVEASIARLLPTLERADIVRESLARRGMLIHCRDRDEAVAMINRIAPEHLELSVANPEGWLPDVRHAGAIFMGRYTAEALGDYCAGPNHVLPTSGTARFSSPLGVYDFQKRSSIIHCSAEGAGELGKIASTLARGESLTAHARSAEYRLTP; encoded by the coding sequence ATGAGCGAATCCCCCCAAGAGCGCGTCGAGATCGCCCGGCTGTCGACCTCCCAGGCCGACTTCGATCGCCGCCTGGCGGACCGGCTGGCCTGGGAAGGCGTCTCGGATGCCGCGGTCAAGCAGCGCGTCGACGAGATCCTGGCCGAGGTCAAGGTCCGGGGCGATGCGGCCCTGGTCGAGTACTCCAACCGCTTCGACCGCCTGGACGTCACCACCATGGCCGAGCTGACGCTGGGCGAGCAGCGCCTGCGCGAGGCCTACGAGGGCCTCCCGGGGGACCAGCGCGAGGCACTCTCGGCGGCCGCGGAGCGCATCCGCGCCTACCATGAGCACCAGAAGCCGACCTCCTGGCAGTTCACCGAGGCCGACGGCACCGTGCTTGGCCAGCAGGTCACGCCGCTGGACCGCGCCGGCATCTACGTGCCGGGCGGCAAGGCGGCCTATCCCTCTTCGGTGCTGATGAACGCCATTCCTGCCCACGTGGCCGGGGTGCGCGAGATCGTCATGGTGGTGCCGACCCCCGACGGCGTGCTCAACGAGCTGGTGCTGGCGGCGGCGTACCTGGCCGGCGTCGACTACGTCTTCACCCTGGGCGGCGCCCAGGCGGTGGCGGCCCTGGCCTTCGGCACCGAGACGGTGCCGCGGGTCGACAAGGTCGTCGGGCCGGGCAACATCTATGTGGCCACGGCCAAGCGGGCGGTGTTCGGCCAGGTGGGCATCGACATGATCGCCGGCCCCTCGGAGATCCTGGTGGTCTCGGACGGGGGGACCGATCCCGACTGGCTGGCCATGGACCTCTTCTCCCAGGCGGAGCACGACGAGGATGCCCAGGCGATCCTGGTGAGCTGGGACGAGGCACACCTGGCGGCCGTGGAAGCGTCCATCGCGCGGCTGCTGCCGACCCTGGAGCGCGCGGACATCGTCCGTGAGTCGCTGGCCCGCCGCGGCATGCTGATCCACTGCCGGGACCGCGACGAGGCGGTGGCGATGATCAACCGCATCGCGCCGGAGCACCTGGAGCTCTCGGTGGCCAATCCGGAGGGGTGGCTGCCGGACGTGCGTCATGCCGGCGCCATCTTCATGGGGCGCTACACCGCCGAGGCGCTGGGCGACTACTGTGCCGGACCCAACCACGTGCTCCCGACCTCGGGCACGGCGCGTTTCTCCTCGCCGCTGGGGGTCTACGACTTCCAGAAGCGTTCCTCCATCATCCACTGCTCGGCGGAAGGCGCCGGCGAGCTCGGCAAGATCGCCTCGACGCTGGCGCGGGGAGAGTCGCTGACCGCCCATGCCCGCTCTGCCGAGTACCGCCTGACGCCCTAG
- the hisG gene encoding ATP phosphoribosyltransferase yields MSKQLILALSKGRILDETLPLLADAGITPAEDLGKSRKLLFDTNLPDVKLVVIRATDVPTYVQLGAADLGVAGKDVLLEHGVEGLYEPLDLEIAHCKLMTAGITGAEPARARRRVATKFVNVARRYYAEQGIQAEVIKLYGAMELAPLMNLADEIVDIVDTGNTLRANGMEPRELIAPVSTRLVVNKAAMTMKHARLKPLIARLGEAVARRREGAALSAS; encoded by the coding sequence ATGAGCAAGCAACTGATCCTGGCCCTCTCCAAGGGCCGCATTCTCGACGAGACCCTGCCCCTGCTGGCCGACGCCGGCATCACCCCGGCCGAGGACCTGGGCAAGAGTCGCAAGCTGCTGTTCGACACCAACCTGCCGGACGTGAAGCTGGTGGTGATCCGGGCCACCGATGTGCCGACCTACGTGCAGCTCGGGGCGGCGGATCTCGGGGTGGCCGGCAAGGACGTGCTGCTCGAGCATGGCGTCGAGGGGCTCTACGAGCCGCTCGACCTGGAGATCGCCCACTGCAAGCTGATGACCGCCGGCATCACCGGTGCCGAGCCCGCCCGGGCGCGGCGCCGGGTGGCCACCAAGTTCGTCAACGTGGCGCGCCGCTACTACGCCGAGCAGGGGATCCAGGCCGAGGTGATCAAGCTCTATGGCGCCATGGAGCTGGCCCCGCTGATGAACCTGGCCGACGAGATCGTCGATATCGTCGACACCGGCAACACCCTGCGGGCCAACGGCATGGAGCCCCGTGAGCTGATCGCCCCGGTCAGCACCCGGCTGGTGGTCAACAAGGCCGCCATGACCATGAAGCATGCCCGGCTCAAGCCGCTGATCGCCCGTCTCGGTGAGGCGGTGGCGAGGCGGCGCGAAGGTGCGGCCCTGTCGGCGTCGTAG